Proteins encoded within one genomic window of Chitinispirillales bacterium ANBcel5:
- a CDS encoding ATP-binding protein, translating into MNGDERWAKSEVRKGKNKFVVRSSDIVDRIKVWDPELMKKKKNTNTTGKTPEKSSQPPRGSLSHAELRAMSRRELEDRLLSCQQTGSGEENQGGSAGYDKLTLRRKAEERLGHTPHDVSKMTAPEIQELVQELQIHQMELEIMVEELRGSQTELARAHGQYRDLYEDAPVGYLTLDADETIVRVNATASAMLQRSVEQIQGKRLSSLAAAEDRDSCYLYIRKVIQGQVTSQTADIRFTRLIDRQTIHVRLDTIRAPDAGGTAGSEWRVGMMDITDAKQAELALKESEHRLRILNENLESLVVQRTEQVRAFSKVLTLAEQRERKQFSRVLHEDILQKLTGSRMLFKQHLRDHWGTGAAEKWDDVTEGIAVLEKALSTAKALSIELNPPVLDSEGLDSALQWLVAHVYTAYGLAVELRMHDPVDNIRHQTQIMLTQMVREVLNNVRQHAGVSQALAEVRCEDKHIEISINDKGQGFDPQKALAKETEGTNLGLVSIRERLRLFGGDLAIQSTLGQGTRVTLTLPHQNC; encoded by the coding sequence ATGAATGGCGATGAGCGATGGGCGAAGTCAGAAGTAAGGAAAGGCAAGAATAAGTTCGTAGTTCGATCATCGGACATCGTAGATCGGATAAAAGTTTGGGATCCGGAATTGATGAAGAAAAAGAAAAACACCAACACGACTGGGAAAACTCCCGAAAAATCTTCGCAGCCACCCCGTGGATCATTGTCCCATGCCGAGCTGCGGGCGATGAGCAGGCGCGAGCTGGAGGATCGTCTGCTGTCCTGTCAGCAGACTGGCAGCGGTGAGGAAAACCAAGGTGGGTCCGCAGGTTATGACAAGCTCACTCTTCGCCGCAAAGCTGAAGAGCGACTGGGGCATACCCCGCACGATGTGTCAAAGATGACAGCCCCGGAAATACAGGAACTGGTTCAGGAGCTGCAGATTCATCAGATGGAACTGGAGATAATGGTCGAGGAGCTCAGGGGTAGCCAGACCGAGCTTGCCCGGGCGCATGGGCAGTACCGCGATTTATACGAGGATGCGCCTGTGGGGTACCTGACCCTTGACGCCGATGAAACGATCGTACGGGTCAATGCGACCGCCAGTGCAATGCTGCAGCGCTCAGTTGAGCAGATTCAGGGAAAGCGCCTCTCGTCACTTGCCGCTGCCGAAGACCGGGACAGCTGCTATCTGTATATCCGCAAAGTTATTCAGGGGCAGGTGACGTCTCAAACAGCGGATATCCGTTTCACCCGCCTTATCGACAGACAGACTATCCATGTGCGGCTGGACACTATACGCGCACCCGATGCAGGCGGCACGGCAGGGAGTGAATGGCGGGTCGGCATGATGGATATCACTGACGCAAAACAAGCAGAACTTGCACTCAAAGAAAGCGAACATCGCCTCAGAATCCTCAACGAAAATCTCGAATCGCTGGTCGTGCAACGGACCGAGCAGGTTCGGGCGTTTTCGAAGGTACTGACACTCGCCGAACAGCGGGAGCGGAAACAATTCTCCCGGGTTCTGCACGAGGATATCCTGCAGAAACTCACCGGTTCACGAATGCTGTTCAAACAGCACCTCAGAGATCATTGGGGAACCGGGGCTGCAGAAAAATGGGACGATGTGACGGAAGGCATAGCGGTGCTCGAAAAGGCGCTGAGTACGGCAAAGGCATTGTCGATAGAACTGAATCCGCCAGTGCTTGACTCCGAAGGGCTCGATTCGGCGCTACAGTGGCTTGTAGCGCATGTGTATACCGCCTACGGTTTAGCTGTCGAGCTACGTATGCATGACCCTGTTGACAACATCCGGCATCAAACGCAGATCATGCTCACACAGATGGTTCGAGAGGTGTTGAACAATGTCAGGCAGCATGCGGGGGTATCGCAAGCTTTGGCTGAAGTGCGTTGCGAGGACAAGCACATAGAAATTTCAATCAACGATAAAGGACAGGGTTTCGATCCGCAGAAAGCACTTGCGAAAGAAACAGAAGGGACTAACCTGGGACTTGTGAGTATCAGGGAGCGGCTGCGGCTGTTTGGCGGCGATTTAGCAATACAGAGCACGCTGGGACAGGGTACCCGCGTAACACTGACCTTACCCCATCAGAACTGTTAA
- a CDS encoding response regulator transcription factor, whose amino-acid sequence MKVYIVEDDNSMRFILKRLLRKNFSSITAIGESEDAEQALREIPSFAPDIVLVDISLPGIDGIEMIRRLKPQHPNLCMLVVTCHDIDLYRQTALNAGVCGIVSKMDDDELLRAVGGLFDRCKKGDCN is encoded by the coding sequence ATGAAAGTATACATTGTTGAAGACGACAATTCGATGCGCTTTATTCTAAAGCGATTATTGAGAAAAAATTTCAGTTCGATCACCGCCATAGGTGAGAGTGAGGACGCGGAACAAGCGCTCAGGGAAATACCGTCGTTTGCCCCGGATATCGTTCTGGTGGATATATCCCTTCCCGGCATCGACGGCATCGAGATGATAAGAAGGCTTAAGCCGCAACACCCGAATCTTTGCATGCTCGTTGTGACCTGCCATGATATAGACCTGTACAGGCAAACCGCATTGAATGCCGGAGTCTGTGGAATAGTTTCCAAAATGGATGATGACGAGCTGTTGCGTGCCGTAGGAGGCCTTTTTGACAGATGCAAGAAAGGTGACTGCAATTAG
- a CDS encoding LapA family protein yields MKKTKIVILWIISLLLLLFIVQNTAQVRARFFWFTADVPVIVLLVFAATGGFICGILVALAIESRATESKQ; encoded by the coding sequence ATGAAAAAAACCAAAATCGTTATCCTTTGGATTATAAGCCTTTTGCTTTTGCTATTTATCGTGCAGAACACCGCTCAGGTCCGTGCCCGTTTTTTCTGGTTTACGGCAGATGTTCCTGTGATAGTTCTTTTGGTGTTTGCCGCGACCGGTGGTTTTATTTGCGGAATTCTCGTTGCTTTAGCCATAGAAAGCAGAGCAACGGAAAGCAAACAGTAA
- a CDS encoding radical SAM protein — protein MRLVLINPCNPLVSTVKTRENRWNKYVMWKPLGLLVLAGLTPDDWEITVIDENLVVPDYEKLPSPDLVGITAFTSQAPRAYEIAGGFRDRRIPVVMGGIHASMCTSEALERVDAVVKGEAESVWAEVLKDCRNGTLKRLYEGAKLDLAGVPAARHDLLSKGYRIGSIQTSRGCPLACSFCSVTTFNGGKFRRRPVENVIQEFRMIREKYVLIVDDNLIGTRKDHLEDTKNLLREMIAAKLRKKWIAQVTINMADDQELITLARKAGCIGVFIGFESVSAQGLSEISKKFNIRHNRVMRDSVRRIQNHGISVLGSFILGLDVDDKGSGKQIAQTARAYALDILNLMILTPLPGTQLWKTMEAEGRILTGNFPCDWKYFTLTLPVARYKKMSWKEIVAERESCYRDFYSYAGILRRVIRSFLHRGKASVVLISNLVLRTNSLRLDRVAYADLDLIRDRDLQ, from the coding sequence ATGCGTTTAGTACTGATTAATCCTTGCAATCCATTGGTGAGCACTGTCAAAACCCGTGAAAATCGCTGGAACAAATATGTCATGTGGAAGCCCCTGGGACTACTGGTGCTGGCCGGCCTCACTCCAGACGATTGGGAAATTACGGTGATCGATGAGAATCTGGTTGTTCCGGACTATGAAAAGTTGCCCTCGCCTGATCTCGTCGGCATTACCGCTTTTACCTCGCAGGCGCCCCGTGCATATGAGATCGCCGGCGGGTTCCGCGACCGCAGAATACCAGTGGTCATGGGTGGTATTCATGCCAGCATGTGCACCAGCGAAGCTTTGGAGCGCGTTGATGCAGTGGTTAAAGGTGAGGCCGAGAGTGTCTGGGCAGAGGTTCTGAAGGATTGTCGCAACGGCACACTGAAAAGGCTTTATGAAGGCGCAAAGCTTGACCTTGCCGGAGTGCCTGCTGCGCGACATGATTTATTGTCAAAAGGATACCGCATCGGTTCAATCCAGACATCACGCGGTTGCCCTCTCGCATGCAGTTTCTGCAGTGTTACTACTTTTAATGGCGGGAAATTCAGGCGCCGGCCGGTTGAAAACGTTATTCAGGAATTTCGGATGATCCGGGAAAAATACGTCCTGATTGTAGATGACAATCTAATCGGAACGCGCAAAGACCACTTGGAAGACACAAAGAACCTTTTACGGGAGATGATTGCGGCGAAACTGCGCAAAAAGTGGATCGCGCAGGTCACCATCAATATGGCAGACGACCAGGAGCTGATTACTCTGGCAAGAAAAGCAGGATGTATCGGCGTTTTTATCGGTTTCGAATCGGTTTCTGCGCAAGGGCTATCGGAAATCAGCAAGAAATTCAACATACGGCACAACCGGGTTATGAGGGATTCTGTACGGCGTATTCAAAATCACGGTATCAGCGTGCTGGGGTCATTTATTCTCGGGCTTGATGTCGATGATAAAGGCAGTGGCAAACAAATCGCTCAAACAGCCCGTGCTTACGCGCTGGATATTCTGAATTTGATGATTCTCACACCGCTTCCAGGCACGCAACTGTGGAAAACCATGGAAGCAGAGGGCCGTATACTAACCGGGAATTTCCCATGTGACTGGAAATATTTTACACTCACCTTGCCGGTTGCCAGATATAAAAAGATGTCATGGAAGGAGATTGTAGCTGAAAGAGAAAGCTGCTACCGTGATTTCTATTCTTATGCCGGTATTCTACGCCGGGTGATCCGCAGCTTCCTGCACCGGGGAAAAGCATCGGTAGTATTGATAAGTAATCTGGTTCTTCGAACGAACTCTTTGCGTCTCGACCGTGTGGCATATGCAGATTTGGATTTAATACGAGACAGGGATCTTCAATGA